The stretch of DNA TGATCTGGGACACCGGGTCAAGCCATTCGTGTTCCTTGATCTGTTTGAAGGCGAGAGTTCGTTCATCAACGGCATGCCCATGCACCCGCACTCGGGCATTGCCACCATCACCCTGATCACCGAAGGCAATTTGCGTTTCGAGGATGCCGGGTCGGGCAAGGGCATGATCGATTACGGCGGTGTCGAATGGATGCGCGCGGGCGGTGGCGTCTGGCACGGCAAGGAAATGTCAGTCGGCACGTCGAAGCGGATTCAGGGGTTTCAGCTGTGGATTGCCCTGCCGCCAGAGCTGGAGAACGCCAGTGTCGACAGCCAATACCTGGAGTCGAGTGCGATGCCCGAAGCGGGGCCGGCACGGGTGATTCTGGGCTCTTACCAGGGGGTGCAAAGTCCGGTTCGCGCGCCCGCTGGCATGAATTACTTGCTGGTCACGCTGCGAGCCGGCGAGTCCTGGCGTTACGTCCCGCCGCGGGGGCATGAGTCGTTGTGGTTGAGCGTCAGTCGCGGCGCACTTTGTGCCCCGAACGTGGTGATGGCGGGCGAAATGGTGGTCTTCGAACCTGGTAGCCAGGCGGTCACCCTGCAGGCGATGCAACAGGATGCAGTGTTCGTGATTGGCTCGGCGCAGCCTCATCCCTACGAGTTGGCGCTGGGAAATTACTCGGTACACACCAACCGCCAGGCGCTGCGCGCAGGGGAAGCAAATATTGCCGAGATTGGTGCTCGATTGCGCGAGTACCTGAAGCAGCCCCAGCAATCGACCTCTGTGCCGGTTTTCAAATGAACAGCACCGTGTTTGCGGTTGAAGCCCTTTTTCAGGAACGACAATGTTAGAACATCGATTGAAGGCCGATCTTGGCGGCGGTGATTTTGGCTGGCTCAAGGCGCGGCATCATTTCAACGTCACCGCCAAAGGCAATCCTGCGCACCGTCCGCTGGGTGCATTGGTGGTCTGGAACGACGACGAGATTGCCCCGGGCACCGGGTTCCCCCTGCATGGGCACGACAGCATGGAGATCGTCAGTTACGTCCTCGAAGGTGCCGTGAGTCACCGCGACAGCGCAGGCGGGCAGGGCCGCACCGTGGCCGGCGACGTGCAGAGGTCAACTGACCTGGCCAGAACCCTCTGAACTGGCCCGCCGTGATGACGTTGCGCAGCAACTGTGGCGGGACAGCGCGGTGTTGACCGGCATGGATTGACTGACTTCAAGTCAGCTCTGTCATTGCTTGGGCTGCCAGGCGGTAGAACCCGCTGCCGCCTTGAACTTCGCCCGATTCTGCGCGGTGGCCGGTGGCTCCGAGTCGCCAAAAATTGCCTTGAGCCAGTGCCCGTCGGTAGGGTTGGGAAAGATGATGAACTTGCGCCCGAACTGCTCCTTGTCTTCGGTCATCAGGCGGGTGCGCTGTTTGACGTCAGCGACGTAGTACTTGCGCTTGAAGTCGTTGAGGTTGTCTCCCAGCATCACCACCACGTCGTAATCCTTGGCGATCTCCTGTTGACGCGGCTCCTTGTTGGAACTGTCGCGGTAAACCGTCAGGTGTTTCTCGTCGGCCACCGGCAGATTGTTTTTGCGCAGATTCGCCAAGGCGTACTCGTAGGTTTTTTCGCCCTGGTCACGGCTGGTGACGTAGAAAATCTCAACACCTTTCGATTGCGCATAGCTCAGGAAATCCACCGCGCCGGGCGTGGCAACCGGGCCATTGTCGGCCACCCACTGATCCCATGCTGCGTCGTCGAAAAACTCCTTGTCGGCATTGATCATGTAGCCCCAATAGCTGTTGCTGCTCAGCACGGTGTCATCGACATCGCTGATGATCGCCAATGGCCGATCGCCCGGCTTGTGCGCCTGCAGCGCTCGGTCCAGTTGCATTCGGGCGACGTTGAAACCTTGGTAATAAAGCGCCTCGAACTCGGCGGCGGTCTGCTTCCAGGCGACGGCGGCGGTCAGAAGGTTTGATGGCGGGCTGGCGGCTTCTTCGGCAAAGGTGGGAGCGCCATGCAGCATCAGTAGAGAGAGGAACAGGGGGGAGATCTGGTTTGTTTTTATTTTCACGTTCGAGCCCTTAAAACGCGGATTGAGCCACTGCGGCCAATGCTGCCAGAGTGTTCTATCTCAGCCGGGATCCGGGCTCAACGCAGGTGTCGCGTTTGTGGATCAATCGGGCGTAATTTCTGTCATTTATCTGTCATAAAGCCCGGAGTGGCGCGCTACGACTCAGCGCTGCTCTTCAGGCATCACGATATTTGACTCGATTTTCTTGCCGATGCTGATGCGCGGTTCGGTCGAATAGCCCAGTGCTTCATAAAAGGCTTTGACACTTTCATTGGTGCTGACGATTTGCAGATGGATCTTCATGCAGCCGCGCGCCGTCAACGCAGCCTCGGCATGACGGACCCG from Pseudomonas sp. P8_229 encodes:
- a CDS encoding 5'-nucleotidase, lipoprotein e(P4) family → MLHGAPTFAEEAASPPSNLLTAAVAWKQTAAEFEALYYQGFNVARMQLDRALQAHKPGDRPLAIISDVDDTVLSSNSYWGYMINADKEFFDDAAWDQWVADNGPVATPGAVDFLSYAQSKGVEIFYVTSRDQGEKTYEYALANLRKNNLPVADEKHLTVYRDSSNKEPRQQEIAKDYDVVVMLGDNLNDFKRKYYVADVKQRTRLMTEDKEQFGRKFIIFPNPTDGHWLKAIFGDSEPPATAQNRAKFKAAAGSTAWQPKQ
- a CDS encoding pirin family protein, which codes for MIPAQSLHTAAPPDTAHDSVSHRAISYRTTGSGHGAIVRLMSPGDLGHRVKPFVFLDLFEGESSFINGMPMHPHSGIATITLITEGNLRFEDAGSGKGMIDYGGVEWMRAGGGVWHGKEMSVGTSKRIQGFQLWIALPPELENASVDSQYLESSAMPEAGPARVILGSYQGVQSPVRAPAGMNYLLVTLRAGESWRYVPPRGHESLWLSVSRGALCAPNVVMAGEMVVFEPGSQAVTLQAMQQDAVFVIGSAQPHPYELALGNYSVHTNRQALRAGEANIAEIGARLREYLKQPQQSTSVPVFK
- a CDS encoding GNAT family N-acetyltransferase, with the protein product MAVHPSHRRQGVGIQRVRHAEAALTARGCMKIHLQIVSTNESVKAFYEALGYSTEPRISIGKKIESNIVMPEEQR
- a CDS encoding pirin family protein, yielding MLEHRLKADLGGGDFGWLKARHHFNVTAKGNPAHRPLGALVVWNDDEIAPGTGFPLHGHDSMEIVSYVLEGAVSHRDSAGGQGRTVAGDVQRSTDLARTL